In Lonchura striata isolate bLonStr1 chromosome 2, bLonStr1.mat, whole genome shotgun sequence, a single genomic region encodes these proteins:
- the SPRYD7 gene encoding SPRY domain-containing protein 7 isoform X2, with protein sequence MRELCGTDVVIVKNGRRICGTGGCLANAPLHQNKSYFEFKIQSTGIWGIGVATQKANLNQIPLGRDVHSLVVRNDGALYYNNEEKNRLPANNLPQEGDVVGITYDHVELNVYLNGKNMHCPASGIRGTVYPVVYVDDSAILDCQFSEFYHTPPPGFEKILFEQQIF encoded by the exons gaaCAGATGTTGTCATTGTTAAAAACGGCAGAAGAATATGTGGCACGGGAGGCTGCTTAGCCAATGCACCTTTGCATCAGAACAAGAGTTACTTCGAGTTTAAAATCCAGTCCACAG GGATTTGGGGTATAGGAGTTGCAACCCAGAAAGCAAACTTGAATCAAATTCCACTTGGTCGAGATGTCCACAGCCTGGTAGTGAGAAATGATGGGGCTCTCTACTATAACAATGAGGAGAAAAATAGGCTACCGGCAAACAACCTTCCTCAGGAGGGTGATGTGGTG GGCATTACATATGACCATGTAGAattaaatgtatatttaaatGGCAAGAACATGCATTGTCCAGCTTCAGGAATCAGGGGGACTGTCTATCCAGTGGTCTATG TTGATGACAGTGCCATTCTGGATTGTCAGTTCAGTGAATTTTATCATACACCTCCACCTGGGTTTGAAAAGATCCTCTTTGAGCAGCAAATCTTCTGA
- the SPRYD7 gene encoding SPRY domain-containing protein 7 isoform X1, which translates to MAASVFCCFSWCRDGGAGHIPLKEMPAVHLDTQRMGTDVVIVKNGRRICGTGGCLANAPLHQNKSYFEFKIQSTGIWGIGVATQKANLNQIPLGRDVHSLVVRNDGALYYNNEEKNRLPANNLPQEGDVVGITYDHVELNVYLNGKNMHCPASGIRGTVYPVVYVDDSAILDCQFSEFYHTPPPGFEKILFEQQIF; encoded by the exons ATGGCCGCCTCCGtgttctgctgcttctcctggtGCCGGGATGGCGGCGCCGGGCACATCCCGCTCAAGGAGATGCCGGCCGTGCACCTGGACACGCAGCGCATGG gaaCAGATGTTGTCATTGTTAAAAACGGCAGAAGAATATGTGGCACGGGAGGCTGCTTAGCCAATGCACCTTTGCATCAGAACAAGAGTTACTTCGAGTTTAAAATCCAGTCCACAG GGATTTGGGGTATAGGAGTTGCAACCCAGAAAGCAAACTTGAATCAAATTCCACTTGGTCGAGATGTCCACAGCCTGGTAGTGAGAAATGATGGGGCTCTCTACTATAACAATGAGGAGAAAAATAGGCTACCGGCAAACAACCTTCCTCAGGAGGGTGATGTGGTG GGCATTACATATGACCATGTAGAattaaatgtatatttaaatGGCAAGAACATGCATTGTCCAGCTTCAGGAATCAGGGGGACTGTCTATCCAGTGGTCTATG TTGATGACAGTGCCATTCTGGATTGTCAGTTCAGTGAATTTTATCATACACCTCCACCTGGGTTTGAAAAGATCCTCTTTGAGCAGCAAATCTTCTGA